The Snodgrassella alvi wkB2 genome window below encodes:
- the queD gene encoding 6-carboxytetrahydropterin synthase QueD, with protein MFKIAKEFQFDACHMLDGHQGKCHNLHGHTYRLIVEVSDQLHQQGSSKEMVMDFSDIKKIINQHIISLLDHAYLYDETNSNECKIAALLRQMERKVFAFPCRTTAESMSQFIFNKLTAHLPVSKITLWETPTSYCEYQNTSS; from the coding sequence ATGTTTAAAATCGCCAAAGAATTCCAGTTTGATGCCTGCCATATGCTGGACGGGCATCAGGGCAAATGTCATAACCTGCACGGACACACCTATCGCCTGATTGTCGAAGTAAGCGACCAGCTACATCAGCAAGGATCCAGCAAAGAAATGGTTATGGACTTTTCCGACATCAAAAAAATCATTAACCAGCATATTATCAGCCTGCTGGATCATGCCTATTTGTATGATGAAACGAATAGCAACGAATGTAAAATCGCAGCCCTCCTTCGCCAAATGGAGCGAAAAGTATTTGCCTTTCCCTGTCGCACTACTGCTGAAAGCATGAGCCAGTTTATCTTCAACAAGCTTACGGCTCATCTGCCAGTATCCAAAATTACCCTATGGGAAACCCCTACTTCCTATTGCGAATATCAGAATACCAGCTCATGA
- a CDS encoding ABC1 kinase family protein: MYSPSSSHISDWARMREIITILARHGLGEFLVRIKLPRRWYKHSDPSGQNHQHYLSTPKRVRLAFEELGPTFIKLGQILATRTDVFGEEWTEEFAHLQNNTHPLPIPDIRNIIQAQLNQPLESIFSNIEAQPVGSASIAQVHRATLISGEQVAIKVKRPGIESTVAADLRILNHIAQLLESEIPESRRYYPVQMVQYFARSLEKETDLSAERRNMQHFSRLYNHQQQIHIPQTYAAYSNRQILVQEYIDDTLLKNLDFTGWDKQQRKNLAATLVDTILDMILQHGLFHADPHPGNILVRNDGRITLIDFGLVGRLSQQRHQEIITLIHALLEHDQFALQYVLSNWAQGEIINEDQLGTDVLEMLNNYEQLNSKELRISQIINDITHIIREHGLTLPADLIILFKCLITLDGVIKKIDGDFELLNHARNTIKNVLRNRFNIQSIWRHNKIQLHLLAQLIDTLPQNLLRLSKRIRHGQLPVNLNIQHIDKFNNQLDKVVNRLTMGIVTAALIIGSSIVMSINSGPKIFGLSFFGLIGYLLAFSNSLWVIWSIWRSGRH, translated from the coding sequence ATGTATTCACCCAGCTCATCCCATATCAGCGATTGGGCGCGTATGCGCGAAATTATCACCATTCTGGCCAGACATGGTCTGGGTGAATTTCTTGTTCGTATCAAATTACCAAGACGCTGGTACAAACACTCCGACCCATCAGGCCAGAATCACCAGCACTACCTGAGCACACCAAAACGAGTGCGGCTCGCCTTTGAAGAGCTCGGACCAACATTCATCAAACTCGGACAAATATTGGCTACCCGTACCGATGTCTTCGGAGAAGAATGGACAGAGGAATTTGCCCATCTGCAAAACAACACACATCCTCTTCCGATTCCAGACATCAGAAATATTATTCAGGCTCAGCTTAACCAGCCACTGGAAAGCATTTTCAGTAATATAGAAGCTCAGCCTGTCGGCAGCGCATCCATAGCACAGGTTCACCGCGCCACACTTATCAGCGGAGAACAGGTCGCCATTAAAGTTAAACGCCCGGGTATTGAGTCAACCGTAGCAGCTGATCTGCGTATTCTTAACCACATAGCACAACTGCTTGAATCGGAAATACCCGAGTCCAGACGTTACTATCCGGTACAAATGGTGCAATATTTTGCCCGTTCACTCGAAAAAGAAACAGATTTGTCTGCCGAACGTCGCAATATGCAACATTTTTCCCGTCTTTACAACCATCAGCAGCAAATCCATATACCACAAACTTATGCGGCATATTCTAACCGGCAAATATTAGTACAAGAATATATTGACGATACTTTACTTAAAAATCTTGATTTCACCGGCTGGGACAAGCAGCAGCGAAAAAATCTTGCAGCCACACTGGTCGATACCATTCTTGATATGATATTACAGCATGGTTTATTTCACGCAGACCCGCATCCGGGTAATATTTTAGTACGAAATGATGGACGAATCACCTTAATTGATTTCGGACTTGTCGGCCGGCTAAGCCAGCAGCGCCATCAGGAAATCATCACTCTGATTCATGCACTGCTGGAACACGACCAGTTTGCACTGCAATATGTTCTGTCCAACTGGGCGCAGGGAGAAATTATTAACGAAGACCAGCTCGGAACAGATGTATTGGAAATGCTGAATAATTATGAGCAGCTCAATAGTAAAGAACTGCGTATCAGTCAGATAATTAACGATATTACCCATATTATTCGTGAACATGGTCTCACCCTGCCTGCGGATCTGATTATCCTGTTCAAATGCCTGATTACCCTTGATGGCGTTATAAAAAAAATAGACGGCGACTTTGAACTGTTAAATCATGCACGAAACACCATCAAAAACGTACTGCGCAATCGCTTTAACATCCAGTCAATCTGGCGCCACAATAAAATACAGTTACATCTTTTAGCTCAGTTAATAGATACACTACCCCAAAATCTATTACGTCTAAGTAAACGCATCCGGCACGGACAGCTCCCTGTTAACCTGAACATTCAGCACATCGATAAATTTAACAACCAGCTGGATAAAGTTGTTAATCGCCTGACAATGGGAATTGTTACAGCGGCACTTATCATTGGCTCATCTATTGTTATGAGTATTAATTCCGGTCCGAAAATATTCGGCCTGTCGTTTTTCGGACTGATTGGCTATTTACTGGCATTCAGCAACAGCCTCTGGGTAATCTGGTCAATCTGGCGCTCAGGACGACACTGA
- a CDS encoding C40 family peptidase: MKWIKTLMKTATVCLCANFILISPVMAAPDEGLDNAALERLIRDRTATPAVRTGDDASDLIMNAMGLLGVAYHFGGNSPTSGLDCSGFMQYIFRRSMGVTLPRSSRQMATVGEAVSRTSLQPGDLVFFSPGGGGISHVGMYIGNGRMIHAPRTGKNIEITSIEQGYWSRAFVTARRVKH, from the coding sequence ATGAAGTGGATAAAAACATTAATGAAGACGGCAACGGTATGCTTGTGTGCCAATTTCATTCTGATTTCGCCGGTAATGGCGGCGCCGGATGAAGGTCTGGATAATGCAGCGCTGGAGCGTTTGATTCGTGACAGGACTGCTACACCGGCTGTGCGTACAGGTGATGACGCCAGTGACCTGATTATGAACGCAATGGGACTGCTTGGTGTTGCCTATCATTTTGGCGGAAATTCACCCACAAGCGGACTGGATTGCAGTGGTTTTATGCAATATATCTTTCGGCGCAGTATGGGTGTTACTTTGCCGCGCAGTTCACGGCAGATGGCTACGGTAGGTGAAGCAGTCAGCCGAACCAGTTTGCAGCCGGGGGATCTGGTATTTTTTAGTCCGGGTGGTGGTGGAATTTCCCATGTTGGTATGTATATCGGTAATGGCCGGATGATCCATGCGCCGCGTACGGGTAAGAATATTGAAATTACCAGTATTGAACAGGGTTATTGGTCTCGTGCTTTTGTGACTGCGCGCAGGGTGAAACACTGA
- a CDS encoding BON domain-containing protein, which produces MKKYLSALALGLCLTTTLTGCPAVLVGGATVGTLSVIDRRTTGAQADDKIMEVRIHDGAISYLNSQAQESKFQPTLSVISYNRQILLLGLVASENDKNLVERVARAQPAAQKIYNYIDIATQNRKLSHVTDDTWVTSKIRSNLLNTKGVSANHVKVVTYNGVTYVMGILTPDEQQAATTAISTTSGVQKVITLYQTFENTPKSTPANP; this is translated from the coding sequence ATGAAAAAATATCTTTCTGCTCTGGCATTGGGACTTTGCCTGACCACTACCCTGACCGGCTGTCCGGCTGTTCTGGTAGGTGGTGCCACTGTTGGTACGCTTTCAGTTATCGACCGACGTACTACTGGCGCACAGGCAGATGACAAAATAATGGAAGTTCGGATTCATGATGGTGCTATCTCATACCTGAATAGTCAGGCACAGGAAAGTAAATTCCAGCCTACACTCTCCGTTATCAGCTACAACCGACAGATATTACTGCTTGGCTTAGTAGCCAGTGAAAATGATAAAAATCTGGTAGAGCGAGTTGCCCGTGCCCAGCCTGCGGCACAAAAAATCTATAACTACATTGATATTGCCACTCAGAATCGTAAATTAAGTCATGTTACAGATGATACCTGGGTTACCTCAAAGATACGTTCCAATCTGCTAAATACCAAAGGCGTATCGGCAAATCACGTCAAAGTAGTTACTTATAATGGCGTCACCTATGTAATGGGTATTCTGACACCAGATGAACAACAGGCCGCTACAACGGCCATCAGTACAACGTCTGGTGTTCAGAAAGTTATTACTTTGTATCAAACCTTTGAAAATACTCCGAAGAGTACACCGGCCAATCCCTGA
- a CDS encoding D-sedoheptulose-7-phosphate isomerase encodes MTESISVHQHFADSAQLLNECADLLAEPIAEVAQGILMALMSDGKLLIAGNGAYASLANTLAAYMVTRLQQERMALAALSLCNNPSVLSILTDSGPNDMFAKQIHALGKQHDMLCVLSADGQNINLVSAIKTAHERDMRVLAITGGSGGEVAGLLRDDDLWLNVPGDHPLRVLEAHQVTIHALCAQIDQLLLGGI; translated from the coding sequence ATGACAGAATCCATCTCCGTCCATCAACATTTTGCCGATAGTGCCCAGCTTCTGAACGAGTGTGCAGACTTACTGGCTGAACCAATTGCCGAAGTTGCTCAGGGAATACTGATGGCCTTGATGAGTGATGGCAAGCTGCTTATTGCCGGTAATGGTGCATATGCATCACTGGCAAACACGCTCGCCGCCTATATGGTGACCCGATTACAACAGGAACGCATGGCACTGGCCGCCTTATCACTGTGCAATAATCCTTCTGTACTCAGCATATTAACCGACAGCGGTCCTAACGATATGTTTGCCAAGCAAATTCACGCACTTGGCAAACAGCATGATATGCTCTGTGTACTATCGGCAGATGGTCAGAATATCAATCTGGTTAGTGCGATTAAAACCGCGCATGAACGTGATATGCGAGTGCTGGCGATTACCGGCGGAAGCGGTGGTGAAGTTGCCGGATTATTGCGCGATGACGATCTCTGGCTCAATGTACCCGGCGACCATCCTTTACGTGTACTTGAGGCACATCAGGTAACTATTCATGCCTTGTGCGCACAGATTGACCAATTATTGCTAGGTGGTATATAA
- the rsmI gene encoding 16S rRNA (cytidine(1402)-2'-O)-methyltransferase has product MQAHYQKAVASIVPQTLYVVATPIGNLADLSFHALAVLSRADLICAEDTRVTQQLLRAYGVSARLISVREQNEQSMAERVIAALAAGQVVAQVSDAGTPAVCDPGARLVTRVRAAGYQVLPVAGPSAVMTALSVAGVTQSDFYFAGFLPAKSGERHQKLQLWKEVSYPVVMFETPHRITDTLAQMVLLYPQRTLMLAREISKTHETYLCGTVSEIQSIVQADANQKRGEMVLVLHPAPVEKNTELSAEAINIMQILVQELSTKQAAVLAAQISGENRKALYDWAINAKKLSE; this is encoded by the coding sequence ATGCAAGCCCATTACCAGAAAGCTGTTGCCAGCATTGTACCGCAAACCCTTTATGTAGTGGCTACTCCGATTGGTAATCTGGCAGATCTGAGTTTTCATGCATTGGCAGTATTATCCCGGGCAGATTTAATTTGTGCAGAAGATACACGGGTAACACAGCAATTACTGCGTGCATACGGTGTTTCTGCACGATTGATCAGTGTGCGTGAACAGAACGAACAAAGTATGGCAGAGCGCGTTATTGCTGCTCTGGCTGCCGGTCAGGTAGTGGCACAGGTTTCTGATGCCGGTACGCCGGCAGTGTGTGATCCTGGTGCACGGCTGGTAACACGGGTACGTGCGGCCGGTTATCAGGTATTACCGGTAGCAGGCCCGAGTGCAGTAATGACAGCTTTGAGTGTTGCGGGAGTTACTCAGTCAGATTTTTATTTTGCGGGATTTTTACCGGCAAAAAGTGGTGAACGTCATCAAAAGCTACAGTTATGGAAAGAAGTATCTTATCCGGTAGTTATGTTTGAAACGCCCCACAGAATTACAGATACACTGGCACAAATGGTTTTACTTTATCCGCAACGTACTCTGATGCTGGCACGTGAAATCAGTAAAACTCATGAAACCTATCTATGCGGCACAGTTTCTGAAATTCAGTCGATTGTACAGGCAGATGCTAATCAGAAACGTGGTGAGATGGTACTGGTACTTCATCCGGCACCAGTAGAAAAAAATACCGAGCTGTCTGCTGAAGCTATTAATATTATGCAGATTTTAGTGCAGGAACTGTCAACCAAGCAGGCTGCTGTACTGGCTGCGCAGATTAGTGGTGAAAACCGAAAAGCCTTATATGATTGGGCAATTAATGCTAAAAAGTTATCAGAATAA
- a CDS encoding peptidoglycan DD-metalloendopeptidase family protein has translation MLKKSVNRSGWCLLVLALSACTLFKQPAAPTETGSSDVTTGTAATTADNPYGAAPYTPPANTAPAYTPAAAGTSTGYVGNYSPVDINAATHTVQRGDTVYNISKRYQITQDNLRSWNNIIENNIKIGQVLRVKPAGYVAPAGSTNTTTTVTAPVQTANVTTTTSTTTTTTPTSTSTVSTSKTVSVGGVRNVSGIEWQRPTAGNILQSYGGSSKGIDYGGNAGQPILAAASGKVVYAGNGLRGYGNLIIVQHNQTYLTAYGNNQNILVKEGQQVKRGQQIATMGNTDAKRTQLHFELRENGQPQDPSRFLPM, from the coding sequence ATGTTGAAAAAAAGTGTGAATCGTTCCGGCTGGTGCTTGCTGGTACTGGCATTAAGTGCCTGTACCCTTTTCAAACAGCCGGCAGCACCGACAGAAACGGGTAGCAGTGATGTAACTACAGGTACTGCTGCTACCACTGCCGACAATCCATATGGTGCTGCTCCTTATACGCCACCGGCAAATACAGCTCCGGCTTATACACCTGCCGCTGCAGGTACTTCTACTGGTTATGTGGGCAATTACTCTCCGGTTGATATTAATGCAGCAACGCATACGGTACAGCGCGGAGATACGGTATATAACATTTCCAAACGTTATCAGATTACTCAGGATAATCTGCGTTCATGGAATAATATAATAGAGAATAATATTAAGATAGGGCAGGTTCTGCGCGTGAAGCCTGCCGGCTATGTGGCGCCGGCAGGTAGCACAAACACAACTACTACTGTGACTGCTCCTGTACAAACAGCAAATGTTACTACTACTACCAGTACAACCACGACAACTACACCAACTAGTACAAGTACTGTATCAACCAGTAAAACAGTGAGTGTTGGAGGCGTCCGCAATGTAAGCGGAATTGAATGGCAGCGTCCGACCGCCGGTAATATTCTGCAGAGTTATGGCGGCAGCAGTAAAGGTATTGATTATGGTGGTAATGCCGGGCAGCCTATTCTGGCAGCTGCTTCTGGTAAAGTAGTGTATGCCGGTAATGGTTTGCGTGGCTATGGTAATCTGATTATCGTACAGCATAATCAGACATATCTGACTGCCTATGGTAACAACCAGAATATTCTGGTAAAAGAAGGTCAGCAGGTCAAACGTGGGCAGCAGATTGCTACTATGGGTAATACTGATGCTAAACGAACTCAGCTGCATTTTGAATTGCGTGAAAATGGCCAGCCACAGGATCCCAGCCGTTTTCTGCCAATGTGA
- a CDS encoding cysteine hydrolase family protein: MKQALIIIDVQNDYFSEGKMELYQPQLALKKILKVREYFRNQQLPVYYIQHINNKPGATFFQPDSHGAELHHQLLPIADTNEFIIHKSYPNSFLQTTLHEYLQQQKIEQLVICGMMTHMCVDSTTRQAVEFGYQPIVIADACATLSLEFNSTIISATNVQNSFLAALNYLATVQSAEQFLS, translated from the coding sequence ATGAAACAAGCACTCATTATAATTGATGTACAAAATGATTATTTTTCAGAAGGTAAAATGGAACTGTACCAACCACAACTGGCACTGAAAAAAATATTGAAGGTTCGTGAGTATTTCCGCAATCAGCAGCTGCCCGTGTATTACATCCAGCATATTAATAATAAACCGGGAGCTACTTTTTTTCAGCCTGACAGCCATGGTGCAGAATTACATCATCAATTACTGCCGATTGCAGACACGAATGAATTTATAATTCATAAAAGCTATCCCAATAGCTTCTTACAAACAACCCTGCATGAATACCTTCAACAACAAAAGATAGAGCAACTGGTTATCTGTGGCATGATGACACACATGTGTGTCGACTCTACCACTCGTCAGGCAGTTGAATTCGGTTATCAGCCAATTGTTATTGCAGATGCATGTGCAACACTGAGTCTGGAGTTCAATAGCACCATCATTAGCGCGACAAATGTACAAAACAGTTTTTTAGCCGCATTGAATTATCTTGCTACTGTACAATCTGCTGAACAGTTCCTCAGTTAA
- a CDS encoding Lrp/AsnC family transcriptional regulator, giving the protein MKKIYTIYFQDETMDKKDRAILDLLKNNSRLSWKEIGEKVFLSGQAVGLRVQNLIETGVIERFTLTEHLISEQFIFIYMNSSRFAEFEHLVSTFAEVQALYKITGDGCYYIHANFTAEQLEPFLQQITVYARYKVSHKLRRLI; this is encoded by the coding sequence ATGAAAAAGATATACACGATTTATTTTCAGGATGAAACTATGGATAAAAAAGACAGAGCAATTCTGGATTTATTAAAAAATAATAGTCGTTTGTCGTGGAAAGAAATTGGTGAGAAAGTATTTCTTAGTGGACAGGCAGTGGGGCTAAGGGTACAGAACCTGATTGAGACCGGCGTGATAGAACGTTTTACACTGACTGAACACTTGATATCGGAACAATTTATTTTTATTTATATGAATAGCAGCCGGTTTGCTGAATTCGAGCATTTGGTGAGTACCTTTGCTGAGGTACAGGCTCTGTATAAAATTACGGGTGATGGTTGCTATTATATTCATGCAAATTTTACTGCCGAGCAGCTGGAACCGTTTTTACAACAGATAACAGTTTACGCACGTTATAAAGTAAGCCATAAATTACGCAGACTGATTTAA
- a CDS encoding flavin prenyltransferase UbiX, giving the protein MIFPSAHSVKTVTLALTGASGMPYAKRLLGCLLQADIRVWLLYSQAAQIVAQQEINWHLPANAKQCNAALCAEYGVDLSMLTVFGRDEWFAPPASGSNPADAMIICPASMGCVAAIAAGTSDHLLERAADVSIKENRPLIIVPRETPLSAIHLENLLKLSRLGVCILPPVSGFYQHPQTIQDMVDFVVGRILDQLHIPHQLITRWGEKNNS; this is encoded by the coding sequence ATGATTTTTCCCTCTGCTCATTCTGTCAAAACCGTTACGCTGGCTCTTACCGGAGCATCGGGTATGCCTTATGCCAAACGTCTGCTGGGCTGCCTGTTACAGGCTGATATAAGGGTCTGGTTACTGTATTCACAGGCTGCCCAGATAGTCGCACAACAGGAAATCAACTGGCATTTACCTGCAAATGCTAAACAGTGTAATGCCGCATTGTGTGCAGAATACGGCGTAGACTTATCCATGCTTACTGTATTTGGCCGCGATGAATGGTTTGCACCTCCGGCCTCTGGTTCCAATCCCGCTGATGCAATGATTATCTGTCCGGCCAGCATGGGTTGTGTTGCTGCCATTGCAGCCGGCACTTCCGACCATTTACTTGAACGGGCAGCTGATGTATCGATTAAAGAAAATCGTCCGCTAATCATCGTACCGCGGGAAACGCCTTTATCAGCCATTCATTTGGAAAATCTGCTTAAACTGTCACGTTTGGGTGTATGCATTCTGCCCCCAGTATCCGGTTTTTATCAGCACCCTCAAACTATTCAGGATATGGTGGATTTTGTAGTTGGACGTATTTTGGACCAGTTGCATATACCTCATCAGTTGATTACACGCTGGGGTGAAAAAAATAATTCTTGA